One genomic region from Spirosoma sp. KCTC 42546 encodes:
- a CDS encoding 3-deoxy-D-manno-octulosonic acid transferase, whose product MFSGFYNTGIFVFQQFVRLAASVSPKARKWVDGRRDWTTKLHQQFDGNKQSIAWFHAASLGEFEQGRPVIEAFRTQYPDYKILLTFFSPSGYEVRKNYEGADYIIYLPADTPGNARQFVAIVKPSIAFFIKYEFWYNYLRELKQANVAVISFSAIFRPDQLFFKPWGSFYRNLLRYFDHILVQNQESVDLLKSIDITQVTRAGDTRFDRVAQVAAAKKEIPVAAAFKNSKPLLVVGSAWPEDMDVLIPFLNAFDKPLKVIIAPHEIHDAEIERWRAQLIKPSVRFSQTDEASVTQADILFIDNVGMLTSLYQYGEFAYIGGAFKQGLHNSLEAATFGVPVFFGPDYAKYQEAVDLVNEGAAFPISSTTELSIAFSRQYTDSSEAAQISRNYVLRNIGATGKVMDVVKFFLNTGNTAKFTERTT is encoded by the coding sequence TTGTTTTCGGGATTCTATAATACAGGTATTTTTGTTTTTCAGCAATTTGTACGCCTGGCCGCTTCGGTTAGCCCAAAAGCGCGGAAATGGGTTGACGGTCGGCGTGACTGGACGACTAAATTACATCAGCAATTCGACGGTAACAAACAGTCTATTGCCTGGTTTCATGCGGCCTCGCTGGGTGAGTTTGAGCAGGGGCGACCCGTTATCGAAGCATTTCGGACGCAATATCCAGACTATAAAATTCTGCTTACCTTCTTTTCTCCGTCTGGTTATGAAGTACGTAAAAACTATGAAGGCGCTGATTACATCATCTATTTACCTGCCGATACGCCCGGCAACGCCCGTCAATTTGTTGCGATCGTAAAGCCTTCTATTGCGTTTTTTATTAAGTATGAATTCTGGTACAATTACCTCCGTGAGTTGAAACAGGCTAATGTTGCAGTCATTTCATTCTCGGCCATTTTTCGTCCTGATCAACTCTTTTTCAAACCTTGGGGTAGTTTTTATAGAAACTTACTCAGGTATTTCGATCATATCCTGGTTCAAAACCAGGAGTCGGTTGATCTGTTAAAAAGCATTGATATTACCCAGGTCACACGTGCAGGCGATACGCGCTTTGACCGGGTAGCACAGGTGGCGGCTGCAAAGAAAGAAATCCCCGTAGCCGCTGCATTCAAAAATAGTAAACCGTTGCTTGTTGTGGGCAGCGCCTGGCCGGAGGACATGGATGTGTTGATTCCATTTTTGAACGCGTTCGACAAACCTCTGAAGGTAATTATTGCGCCCCACGAGATTCATGACGCCGAAATCGAACGCTGGCGGGCACAACTCATAAAGCCTTCGGTGCGGTTTTCGCAAACCGATGAAGCCAGCGTTACGCAGGCCGATATTCTTTTCATTGACAATGTTGGAATGCTAACGTCACTCTATCAATACGGCGAGTTTGCCTACATTGGCGGGGCCTTCAAACAAGGATTGCACAACAGCCTGGAAGCCGCCACCTTTGGGGTACCAGTGTTTTTTGGCCCTGACTACGCTAAGTATCAGGAAGCTGTTGATCTAGTGAATGAAGGCGCAGCCTTTCCAATCAGCAGCACAACGGAGTTATCTATTGCTTTCTCCAGACAGTATACCGATTCATCAGAAGCAGCCCAGATAAGCCGCAATTATGTGCTAAGGAACATTGGCGCGACAGGGAAGGTTATGGATGTGGTAAAATTCTTTCTAAACACGGGGAACACAGCGAAATTCACGGAGCGCACAACGTAA
- the rsgA gene encoding ribosome small subunit-dependent GTPase A → MQKGLVIRSTGSWYEIRNTDGHIFQGRLKGKFKLKGLKVTNPIAVGDWVVFEVEDEAENTAVISDISPRKNYIIRQSVHKTAHGHILAANLDQAIMLATLAMPRTSLGFIDRFLVSAESFRIPITIVFNKVDILNDEGLEYQQEIMDLYERIGYKCIATSATEGEGVETFRQLLDQKVTLLSGHSGVGKSSLVNAIAPELNLRTNEVSSFANKGVHTTTFAEMFELAPNTYIIDTPGIKELGLMDTSKEEVSHYFPEMRDRLNQCRFHNCLHFNEPGCAIKEAVAEGEIAESRYMSYLSMIEGGDNRR, encoded by the coding sequence ATGCAAAAAGGCTTAGTCATACGTTCCACCGGCTCCTGGTACGAAATTCGTAACACAGACGGGCATATTTTTCAGGGTCGGCTGAAAGGTAAATTCAAATTAAAAGGCCTGAAGGTTACTAACCCCATTGCCGTAGGTGATTGGGTCGTATTTGAGGTTGAAGATGAAGCCGAAAATACGGCGGTCATTTCGGACATTTCGCCCCGAAAAAACTATATCATTCGCCAATCTGTCCATAAAACGGCGCACGGGCATATTCTGGCTGCCAATCTCGACCAGGCTATCATGTTGGCAACGCTGGCTATGCCCCGTACATCGCTGGGTTTCATTGATCGGTTTCTGGTATCGGCAGAATCATTTCGAATTCCAATTACCATTGTATTCAATAAGGTTGATATCCTGAATGACGAAGGGCTGGAATACCAGCAGGAAATCATGGATTTGTACGAGCGAATTGGCTATAAATGCATAGCTACTTCGGCCACTGAAGGAGAAGGCGTCGAAACATTTCGGCAGCTATTGGACCAAAAAGTTACGCTCTTGTCAGGACATTCGGGGGTGGGCAAATCCTCGCTTGTGAATGCTATTGCGCCCGAGTTAAATCTTCGGACCAATGAAGTGTCTTCGTTTGCCAATAAAGGCGTGCACACAACGACCTTCGCCGAGATGTTTGAACTGGCTCCCAATACATACATTATCGACACGCCGGGGATAAAAGAACTGGGCCTGATGGATACCTCGAAGGAAGAGGTCAGCCATTATTTCCCCGAAATGCGTGACCGCCTGAATCAGTGCCGCTTTCACAATTGCCTGCATTTCAACGAACCCGGTTGCGCCATTAAAGAGGCCGTCGCCGAGGGCGAAATCGCCGAAAGCCGCTACATGAGCTACCTGAGCATGATTGAGGGCGGAGATAACCGGCGGTAA
- a CDS encoding cystathionine beta-synthase, producing MNYYNSIIDTIGNTPLVKLNKVTKGIRGTILAKVEYFNPGNSVKDRIAIRMIEDAEARGVLKPGGTIIEGTSGNTGMGLALAAIGKGYKCIFTMADKQSQEKIDILRAVGAEVVVCPTNVAPDDPRSYYSVAKKLNRDIPNSLYPNQYDNPANTAAHYETTGPEIWRDTDGKITHFAAGVGTGGTICGTSKFLKEQNPNVVSIGLDTYGSVFKKYKETGIFDEGEIYPYLTEGIGEDILPQNVDFSVIDHFVKVTDKDAAIMARRLSREEGLFVGWSCGTAVHGALEWAKENITDDDVLVILLPDHGTRYLAKIYNDTWMKDHGFLEDRAFKTARDIIHHKNGSTTNRQSQLTTIGTAVSVSQAIQVLNRHSISQIPVTDENGHIVGSLTDSTVLNRLIEDPTVKDHPVSEVMDKPFKFVGLDNTIDALSSLIDRDNKALLVRDEKEQVHIITQADLLAAMTN from the coding sequence ATGAACTACTATAACTCCATCATCGACACTATTGGCAATACCCCTCTGGTGAAACTCAACAAAGTCACGAAAGGCATTCGGGGCACCATTCTGGCAAAAGTCGAGTATTTCAATCCCGGCAATTCAGTGAAAGACCGGATTGCCATACGCATGATAGAAGATGCCGAAGCGCGTGGCGTGCTAAAACCGGGCGGAACCATCATCGAAGGCACCAGCGGCAATACGGGTATGGGACTGGCATTGGCGGCTATTGGAAAAGGCTACAAATGCATTTTTACGATGGCCGACAAACAATCGCAGGAGAAGATCGATATTCTGCGGGCTGTTGGCGCAGAAGTCGTTGTTTGCCCCACAAACGTAGCGCCCGACGATCCACGTTCGTATTACTCCGTTGCCAAGAAACTCAATCGGGATATACCCAACTCGCTCTATCCTAACCAATATGATAACCCCGCCAATACGGCTGCGCATTACGAAACCACCGGGCCCGAAATCTGGCGTGATACCGACGGAAAAATCACCCACTTCGCGGCTGGCGTGGGAACCGGCGGCACCATTTGCGGTACATCGAAATTCCTGAAAGAACAGAACCCCAATGTAGTATCCATTGGGCTGGACACCTACGGCTCCGTCTTCAAGAAATACAAGGAAACGGGCATTTTCGACGAAGGCGAAATTTACCCCTACCTGACCGAAGGTATCGGTGAGGACATTTTGCCGCAAAACGTCGATTTCAGCGTCATTGATCACTTCGTAAAAGTTACCGATAAAGATGCAGCCATTATGGCCCGTCGGCTATCCCGAGAAGAGGGTTTATTTGTGGGTTGGTCGTGCGGTACGGCTGTCCATGGTGCGCTGGAATGGGCTAAGGAAAACATCACCGACGATGATGTCCTGGTTATTCTGCTACCCGACCACGGTACGCGCTATCTCGCCAAGATTTACAACGATACCTGGATGAAGGATCACGGTTTTCTGGAAGATCGTGCCTTCAAAACCGCCCGCGACATCATTCACCACAAAAACGGCAGTACAACAAATCGCCAGTCGCAGTTAACAACCATCGGTACGGCCGTATCCGTGAGTCAGGCCATTCAGGTATTGAATCGGCATAGCATATCGCAAATTCCGGTCACAGACGAGAACGGGCACATCGTTGGTAGCCTGACCGATTCAACCGTGTTAAATCGGCTGATCGAAGACCCAACAGTAAAAGATCATCCAGTCAGTGAAGTTATGGACAAGCCGTTTAAGTTCGTGGGTCTGGATAACACCATAGATGCTCTCTCGTCGCTGATTGATCGTGATAACAAAGCGCTGCTCGTCCGCGACGAAAAAGAGCAGGTACACATCATTACACAAGCTGATTTGCTGGCGGCCATGACGAATTAA
- a CDS encoding AAA family ATPase: MAYQTHRTAFRKSAYRHLFLPTMLKRVFIQNFKSLKDVTLDLQKVNLLIGPNNSGKTNFLKALESFSFDGLRSQNIDVLEAISHKHKRVDITYEFDYIPESNGYMMRSNSAKNVSLYHCIQKSVIQIEPGQQRIENIFDDWFIDDEFNEKIENLNPNVSRREFFEFINTKIYRPDPSKLVQQVKFSADQVELSADCSNLISFYFYVDSNFKRNAKKIQDDLTKCIPEIAYFTLPPVKVGNESMLGLRFFDKDENSYRADEVSEGVLYFLALLCIINQPNPPKLLLLEEPEKGIHPRRIWEVMKLIFQLAEEKDIQVILTTHNEHIVNTFSTIPESVFVFDKDDDGATYVRNLQKDIIDVTDRKSEELGLDKIDLTSNLGENWLYGLIGGVPSDEI; encoded by the coding sequence ATGGCATATCAAACCCATCGAACAGCCTTTAGAAAATCCGCTTACCGCCACTTATTCCTACCAACCATGCTCAAGCGCGTTTTCATCCAGAACTTCAAGAGCCTAAAAGACGTCACGCTCGATCTTCAAAAAGTCAATTTGTTAATCGGCCCGAATAACTCGGGGAAGACGAATTTTTTGAAGGCGCTGGAGTCGTTTTCTTTTGACGGTTTAAGATCTCAAAATATAGACGTTTTAGAAGCAATAAGTCATAAACACAAAAGAGTAGATATTACTTATGAATTTGATTATATACCTGAATCTAATGGGTATATGATGAGAAGTAATAGCGCAAAGAACGTGAGTTTATATCACTGTATTCAAAAGTCAGTTATTCAAATTGAACCTGGGCAGCAAAGGATTGAAAACATATTTGATGATTGGTTTATAGATGATGAGTTCAATGAAAAAATAGAAAATTTAAATCCTAATGTTTCTAGAAGAGAGTTTTTTGAATTTATTAATACTAAGATTTATAGACCAGACCCGTCAAAACTTGTTCAGCAAGTAAAATTTTCAGCAGATCAAGTAGAATTATCGGCAGACTGCTCAAACTTAATTTCATTCTATTTTTATGTCGATAGCAATTTCAAACGGAATGCAAAAAAAATCCAAGATGATCTAACTAAATGTATTCCTGAAATTGCCTATTTCACTTTACCACCCGTAAAAGTTGGAAATGAAAGTATGCTGGGATTACGTTTTTTTGACAAAGACGAAAATAGTTACCGGGCTGACGAAGTATCAGAAGGTGTTTTATACTTCCTCGCCCTCCTATGCATCATAAACCAACCCAATCCCCCTAAACTTCTTCTTCTCGAAGAACCAGAAAAAGGCATTCATCCACGCCGTATCTGGGAAGTCATGAAGCTTATTTTCCAATTAGCAGAGGAGAAAGACATTCAAGTAATTTTAACAACTCATAACGAGCACATTGTTAATACGTTCTCGACAATTCCAGAATCCGTATTTGTCTTCGACAAAGACGACGATGGAGCTACTTACGTGCGAAATCTCCAAAAAGACATTATTGATGTAACAGACAGAAAGAGTGAAGAATTGGGTTTAGATAAAATCGACCTTACATCTAATTTGGGGGAGAACTGGCTTTATGGTTTAATAGGTGGTGTTCCATCAGATGAGATATGA
- a CDS encoding M1 family metallopeptidase gives MKKKEKAILVALFVLITSAVQCQQPGNLARYTQPGVDVQNYAFSLTLSDSTNQIKGETTIRFTRADDRQTVWFDLISPKSDSAQRSDGSAGMKVRSVSLADGKAAPFSQRNDRVFINLPAAPNQPTELVIRYEGTPAKGLIISQNKFGERTFFGDNWPNNARNYLPVVDHPSDKATCSFSVNAPATYRVIANGKFVNESSLPNGRKLTRWQESTPIPTKVMVIGAARFAVEEVGSVSGVPVQSWLYPNDSQKGFIDYRPAKEILQYFIDKIGPYSYEKLANVESTTIFGGMENASCIFYNEKVIVGHKDSDVEALLAHEIAHQWFGNSATESDWSQLWLSEGFATYFSALYLEHAYGKDTLNAVLNQNKGQIFRFSALKPKGTVVDSTTTNLMDLLNPNSYQKGGWVLHMLRNEIGDEAFWKGIRAYYATYRNRNAQSSDLQAVMETASGKKLGQFFQQWLYQPGYPELVWGSSYDATKKALVIDVRQAQRTGAFFVVPLTFSIRDSNGRELTRTARLTMTEQTQTFTIPLATKPGSVAIDPDNTVLMRATEMGK, from the coding sequence ATGAAGAAAAAAGAGAAAGCAATACTGGTTGCCCTGTTCGTTTTAATTACGTCGGCCGTTCAGTGCCAGCAACCGGGCAACTTAGCCCGGTACACACAGCCCGGCGTTGATGTTCAAAATTATGCATTCTCGCTCACGCTGAGCGATTCGACCAACCAGATTAAGGGCGAAACTACCATTCGCTTCACCCGCGCCGATGACCGGCAAACCGTCTGGTTCGACTTGATTAGTCCTAAATCGGATTCAGCGCAACGGTCCGACGGATCAGCGGGCATGAAAGTGCGTTCGGTGAGTCTTGCTGATGGAAAAGCGGCACCATTCAGCCAGCGCAATGACCGGGTATTTATCAACCTGCCTGCCGCTCCCAATCAACCAACGGAGCTGGTTATTCGTTACGAAGGCACTCCAGCAAAAGGTCTGATCATTAGTCAAAACAAGTTTGGCGAGCGCACATTTTTTGGCGACAACTGGCCGAACAACGCCCGGAACTACCTTCCCGTTGTGGATCACCCCTCCGACAAAGCAACCTGTTCATTTTCAGTCAATGCTCCCGCTACGTATCGGGTCATTGCCAATGGCAAATTCGTAAACGAAAGCAGCCTACCAAATGGCAGAAAGCTAACGCGCTGGCAGGAGAGTACGCCCATTCCAACCAAAGTAATGGTCATTGGTGCCGCCCGATTTGCCGTCGAGGAAGTTGGCTCGGTAAGTGGAGTGCCGGTACAAAGCTGGCTGTATCCTAACGATAGTCAGAAAGGCTTTATCGACTATCGTCCGGCCAAGGAAATTCTGCAATACTTTATTGACAAGATTGGTCCCTATTCCTACGAGAAACTGGCCAACGTGGAATCAACCACGATCTTTGGGGGGATGGAGAACGCCAGTTGCATTTTCTACAACGAGAAAGTGATTGTGGGGCATAAAGATTCGGATGTGGAAGCCCTACTGGCGCATGAAATCGCCCACCAGTGGTTTGGCAACTCAGCTACCGAATCCGACTGGTCACAGCTTTGGTTAAGCGAGGGTTTTGCCACGTATTTTTCAGCCCTTTACCTCGAACATGCTTACGGAAAAGACACCCTCAACGCGGTACTGAATCAGAACAAAGGCCAGATTTTCCGGTTCTCAGCCCTAAAACCCAAAGGCACCGTTGTTGATTCGACCACGACGAACCTGATGGATTTACTGAACCCGAACTCCTATCAGAAAGGCGGCTGGGTGCTGCACATGCTCCGGAATGAAATCGGTGATGAGGCCTTTTGGAAAGGCATCCGGGCCTATTACGCGACCTACCGCAACCGCAACGCCCAATCCAGCGATTTGCAGGCTGTGATGGAAACGGCCTCGGGCAAGAAATTAGGGCAATTTTTCCAACAATGGCTCTACCAACCCGGCTATCCTGAACTTGTGTGGGGTTCAAGCTACGACGCCACTAAAAAGGCTCTGGTGATTGATGTCCGGCAGGCACAGCGAACGGGCGCGTTTTTCGTCGTACCGCTCACATTCAGCATCCGCGATAGCAACGGCCGCGAACTCACCCGAACTGCCCGCCTAACCATGACCGAGCAAACCCAGACATTCACGATTCCGCTGGCAACCAAACCCGGCTCCGTCGCCATCGACCCCGATAACACCGTGTTGATGCGTGCCACCGAAATGGGCAAGTAA
- the mce gene encoding methylmalonyl-CoA epimerase — MLTNVEHIGIAVRDIAASNDLFTKLLNVVPYKSEAVLAEGVTTSFFQVNQTKIELLEATSPDSPIAKFLEKKGEGIHHIAFEVEDIEAEMTRLKTEGFTVLNEAPKRGADNKLVCFLHPKGTNGVLIELCQEIKE, encoded by the coding sequence ATGCTTACTAACGTCGAACACATCGGCATCGCCGTTCGCGACATTGCCGCGTCGAATGACTTATTTACGAAGTTATTGAATGTTGTCCCCTACAAATCCGAAGCAGTTCTGGCCGAAGGGGTAACGACTTCCTTCTTTCAAGTAAATCAGACCAAAATTGAACTCCTCGAAGCCACGAGCCCCGATAGTCCGATTGCAAAATTTCTGGAGAAAAAAGGGGAAGGAATCCACCACATAGCCTTTGAAGTAGAGGACATTGAGGCTGAGATGACTCGGCTAAAAACGGAAGGATTTACGGTCTTGAACGAAGCTCCAAAACGTGGGGCCGACAATAAATTAGTGTGTTTTCTGCATCCCAAGGGCACGAATGGGGTGTTGATTGAACTGTGCCAGGAAATTAAGGAGTAA
- a CDS encoding iron-sulfur cluster assembly accessory protein, with protein sequence MVTVSEIAKNKIVELRQKDGLAENYAIRVGVQGGGCSGLMYDLQFDATQQPTDHVVEDKGVKILIDRKSLLYLAGTELDFSDGLNGKGFQFKNPNASRTCGCGESFAV encoded by the coding sequence ATGGTTACGGTTTCAGAAATTGCCAAAAACAAAATTGTTGAACTACGTCAGAAGGATGGCCTGGCCGAAAATTACGCCATTCGTGTAGGCGTACAGGGTGGCGGGTGCTCGGGCCTGATGTATGATCTTCAATTCGATGCTACGCAGCAACCAACCGACCACGTTGTTGAAGATAAAGGCGTTAAGATTCTAATAGATCGCAAAAGCCTGCTTTATCTGGCCGGTACCGAACTTGATTTTTCGGACGGTCTGAACGGCAAAGGTTTCCAGTTCAAAAACCCGAACGCCAGCCGTACTTGCGGTTGCGGTGAAAGTTTCGCCGTCTGA
- a CDS encoding acyl-CoA thioesterase, with product MNAKPVSHSRTTLTELMIPSYANFGGRVHGGILLSLMDKVAYACAAKHAGQYCVTVSVDGVNFRQPVEVGELVSLMASVNYVGRTSLVVGIKVISENVRLGSVKHTNTSYFTMVAKDDQEKPTEVPPLLLETSDDIRRFLEAMKRKELRIMNAEYFHNAKTQMLIDESVDKLVNERCELADGLSLNL from the coding sequence ATGAACGCCAAGCCCGTTAGCCATTCCCGCACGACACTTACCGAACTGATGATTCCATCTTATGCCAATTTTGGCGGCCGTGTGCATGGGGGTATACTCCTGTCCCTGATGGACAAAGTGGCTTATGCCTGTGCAGCTAAACACGCAGGTCAGTATTGCGTAACGGTTTCCGTCGACGGGGTCAATTTCCGGCAACCGGTTGAGGTAGGGGAACTGGTTTCGCTGATGGCATCAGTTAACTATGTCGGCCGAACGTCGCTTGTCGTGGGCATTAAAGTTATATCTGAGAATGTGAGACTAGGCAGTGTAAAGCACACTAATACCAGCTATTTCACAATGGTGGCGAAAGATGATCAAGAAAAACCGACCGAGGTGCCACCGCTCCTTCTCGAAACATCTGATGACATTCGCCGTTTTCTGGAAGCGATGAAACGCAAAGAGCTTCGGATCATGAACGCCGAGTATTTTCACAATGCCAAGACGCAGATGCTGATTGATGAAAGCGTTGATAAATTAGTGAATGAGCGTTGTGAACTGGCGGACGGTCTAAGCTTGAATTTATAG
- a CDS encoding methionine synthase: MQPVPIKTTVVGSMPFPGWLEFSSQHLGQFGPADINEMIEDAVVASVHDQVAAGLDVITDGEQTRFDFNLSFYGYINGIQNNETELRRFGPPAHDQRGKHNIVEPLTAPNGLGVVEEYLRLKRLAPAGQGIKVSIPGPYTLSGRLLPGSLYKDRWEVTEALLPLVSKEIATLVELGVPEICVDEPSMSCYAYREDTKRFVDIFNRTVAPGVGKTRLSMHLCFGNYKGRSVGKKTIAPMLPDFLDMTVDELHSEMTILNFSEVNLLERFAEKFDVAVGVIDVKSYYIETPEDVAERIRKCLPYVPAEKLAVAPDCGLSQTARWAAKQKLTNMVAGAKIVRGEL, encoded by the coding sequence ATGCAGCCCGTACCCATAAAAACCACTGTTGTCGGATCGATGCCCTTTCCGGGCTGGCTCGAATTTTCCAGCCAGCATCTCGGGCAGTTTGGCCCCGCCGACATCAATGAAATGATTGAAGATGCTGTTGTTGCATCCGTTCACGACCAGGTAGCTGCGGGTTTAGACGTCATCACCGATGGCGAGCAAACCCGCTTCGACTTCAATCTGTCGTTCTATGGCTATATCAATGGTATTCAGAACAACGAGACTGAATTGCGTCGGTTTGGACCGCCCGCACACGACCAGCGAGGGAAGCATAACATCGTTGAACCACTGACTGCCCCTAACGGCTTGGGCGTTGTTGAAGAATACCTGCGTCTAAAACGGCTGGCCCCCGCAGGGCAGGGCATTAAAGTGTCCATTCCAGGCCCATACACGCTCAGTGGGCGATTATTGCCAGGTAGTCTGTATAAAGACCGATGGGAAGTAACGGAAGCCTTGTTACCCCTGGTCAGCAAGGAGATTGCCACACTGGTTGAGCTGGGTGTGCCCGAGATTTGCGTGGACGAGCCCTCGATGTCATGCTATGCGTATCGGGAGGATACCAAACGGTTTGTGGATATTTTCAACCGAACCGTAGCACCGGGCGTCGGTAAAACACGGCTTTCCATGCACCTGTGCTTTGGCAACTACAAAGGCCGGTCGGTGGGCAAAAAAACCATCGCCCCCATGCTCCCTGATTTTCTGGATATGACGGTCGATGAGCTTCATTCTGAAATGACCATCCTGAACTTCTCGGAAGTGAATTTACTAGAGCGCTTCGCCGAGAAGTTCGACGTAGCCGTAGGGGTTATCGACGTGAAAAGCTACTACATCGAAACCCCCGAAGACGTAGCTGAGCGCATTCGCAAATGCCTTCCCTATGTTCCCGCCGAAAAACTAGCTGTTGCCCCCGACTGTGGGTTGAGTCAAACCGCTCGCTGGGCCGCCAAACAAAAACTGACGAACATGGTGGCCGGGGCCAAAATTGTGCGGGGGGAGCTATAA
- a CDS encoding Gfo/Idh/MocA family protein has protein sequence MHSRRKFLRQLGSTSALLAGGATLAGAENLSPTDRNFRESLIEIIKPRSAADTINIALIGAGIIGHYDLDCALKVPGTKVVAVADLYAPRLVRAKEMWGNDLFTTRDYREILARKDVDAVLICVPDHWHDHISIAALNAGKHVYCEKPMVHHIEEGHAVIAAHKKSGKVFQVGSQRASASAILEAKKRYEAGDIGELTSVEAFLDRTDALGAWQYTIPPNLNPKDVDWATYLGDAPKRPFQAERFFRWRNYNDYGTGVAGDLFVHLLTGLHTVTGSLGPTSIYALGDLNYWKDGRDAYDLVTALINYPKTDKNASFSLAMRVNLATGAGGDIHTRLVGTEGVIDIGWNSFVLNRLKRPNAPMYSKGYDALFTYPQAMQEEFIRQYDQKYPAGQFTRQVQNEPAVTFNAPDGYDDRLDHMIVFFNAIRENNPALVKEDAEFGLRAAAPSLAANLSAAQRKVINWDPVAMKLSKAV, from the coding sequence ATGCATTCACGTCGAAAATTCCTCCGCCAGCTTGGTAGCACGTCAGCTCTACTGGCAGGAGGAGCAACCCTGGCCGGTGCCGAAAACCTTTCTCCTACAGATCGAAATTTTCGCGAGAGCCTGATCGAAATTATTAAACCTCGATCGGCAGCTGATACGATCAACATTGCCCTTATTGGTGCAGGTATCATTGGTCATTATGATCTCGATTGTGCCCTGAAAGTACCCGGCACGAAAGTGGTGGCAGTGGCTGATTTATACGCTCCCCGATTAGTTCGGGCTAAAGAAATGTGGGGAAATGATCTTTTCACGACCCGTGATTATCGCGAGATCCTGGCGAGAAAAGACGTAGATGCTGTTCTGATTTGCGTTCCCGACCATTGGCACGACCATATCTCCATTGCGGCTCTGAATGCAGGCAAGCATGTTTATTGTGAGAAGCCCATGGTTCACCATATCGAGGAAGGCCATGCCGTTATTGCTGCACATAAAAAGTCTGGCAAGGTATTTCAGGTGGGTAGCCAGCGAGCTAGTGCGTCGGCCATCCTCGAAGCAAAAAAACGCTACGAAGCGGGCGACATTGGTGAGTTGACATCGGTCGAAGCATTTTTAGATCGAACCGATGCGCTTGGTGCCTGGCAGTACACCATACCACCAAATCTTAACCCCAAAGACGTGGACTGGGCTACGTATCTGGGCGATGCGCCCAAACGACCGTTTCAGGCTGAGCGCTTCTTTCGGTGGCGCAACTACAACGACTATGGCACGGGGGTAGCAGGTGATTTGTTTGTGCACTTGCTGACTGGATTGCATACCGTAACGGGCAGCCTGGGCCCAACCAGCATCTACGCACTTGGCGATCTGAATTACTGGAAAGATGGGCGCGATGCGTATGACCTCGTTACTGCCCTGATAAACTATCCCAAAACTGATAAAAACGCATCATTCTCCCTGGCAATGCGTGTCAATCTGGCAACGGGTGCTGGGGGAGATATTCATACCCGCCTGGTTGGTACCGAAGGCGTAATTGATATTGGCTGGAACTCCTTCGTTCTGAACCGGCTCAAGCGACCCAATGCCCCCATGTATAGCAAGGGCTACGACGCCTTGTTTACCTATCCGCAGGCTATGCAGGAGGAGTTTATTCGGCAATACGACCAGAAATACCCCGCCGGGCAATTTACCCGTCAAGTGCAGAATGAACCCGCTGTTACCTTCAACGCACCCGACGGCTACGACGATCGGCTCGATCACATGATTGTGTTCTTCAATGCTATCCGGGAAAATAACCCGGCGTTGGTGAAAGAAGATGCCGAATTTGGCTTGCGGGCCGCGGCCCCATCCTTAGCCGCCAACCTCAGTGCCGCCCAGCGAAAGGTAATTAACTGGGACCCTGTAGCTATGAAACTATCAAAAGCCGTTTAA
- a CDS encoding GNAT family N-acetyltransferase, protein MIETPRLTLIPLNLHQIRLHIADNHQLEATLGLKKGHREAVEPVLSIIKYFTIPRLQDPTFNPLYHTLWLAIDRQNQQFVAEAKFKGEPDETGTIEIGYGTYPAFHRKGYMTEMVSGLVTWANQQPGVLRVVADTTADNVASQKVLEKNGFRLFDQIEDMLWWEYTVD, encoded by the coding sequence ATGATCGAAACACCCCGTTTGACGTTAATTCCGCTGAATCTTCATCAAATTCGGCTCCATATTGCGGATAACCACCAACTGGAAGCTACGCTAGGCTTAAAGAAAGGCCACCGAGAAGCCGTGGAACCGGTGTTAAGCATCATCAAGTATTTTACCATACCCCGCTTACAGGACCCTACCTTTAATCCACTCTATCATACCCTATGGCTGGCTATTGATCGCCAGAATCAGCAGTTTGTAGCCGAAGCGAAGTTTAAGGGCGAGCCCGATGAGACCGGAACAATTGAGATTGGCTATGGAACCTATCCAGCCTTTCATCGAAAGGGGTACATGACCGAAATGGTGAGCGGGTTGGTGACGTGGGCAAACCAGCAACCCGGCGTGTTGCGCGTAGTAGCCGATACAACGGCCGATAATGTAGCCTCGCAGAAAGTACTGGAAAAGAATGGTTTCCGGTTATTCGACCAGATTGAAGACATGCTGTGGTGGGAATATACCGTTGACTAG